The sequence below is a genomic window from Streptomyces sp. B21-105.
CGAGCCCTACCCTTGGGGCCATGAACCACGCCCAGCTCACCGCGCTCGGCCGTGCCCTGCGTGTTCTCGGCGAACACGGGGACGCCCTCAGCACCGACACCCCGGACGCCCGGCTGCACGAGGTCAAGGCCGATCTGCGGCGTGCGCTGGAGCTGCTGGACGACAGCGTGGTCGGCGCGGCCCCGACCACCCACTGTGCCGAACACCCGCATGGCCCGGTCGACAAGGCCGCCGCCGACCTGTGCCTGCTGTGCGAGACGCGCCGCCGGGCGGCCCGGCGCGCCGAGTTCAACGGCCCGCCGCCGCAGGCGCCCCCCACCGCCCCCACCCCTTCGCGGTACGGCACCCGCGCCGACCGCCCACAGCCCCAGCAGCGCTGGCTGGCGGAACTGTGGAACGGTCAGGAGTGGCAGCTCTGCGGAACACCGCGGCGGGACCGGCGCGAGGCAGAGCTGTACATCGCCGCCCTGCGCCGCGGGTCCCGCCCCGCAATGGCCTACCGGCTCGTGCACGAGTTCACCGACTACGAGGTCCTGCGGATCTGGGGCACCCCGGTGAAGGTCGACATCGAGCCGCTCGGCAACCTCTGAGCGACCTCGTTCCCCGCGGACGGCACCGCCGGGGGCGTCGAGCGCTCGTCGGCGCTCAGCTCAGGGTGCGCAGCGCCGCCGCGTCGTAGGGCTTCAGCTCGTCGAGACGGCCGCCGAGCACCTTGGCCGCCCACTCCGGGTCCTGAAGCAGCGCACGGCCGACGGCCACCATGTCGAACTCGTCGCGCTCCAGCCGGTCGAGGAGGTCGTCGATCCCCTTGACCGGGGCGCCCTCGCCCGCGAAGCCCCGGAGGAAGTCGCCGTCGAGGCCGACCGAGCCGACCGTGATGGCGGGCTTGCCGGTGAGCTTCTTCGTCCAGCCCGCGAGGTTGAGGTCAAAGCCGTCGAACTCGGGGAGCCAGTAGCGGCGGGTGGAGGCGTGGAAGGCGTCGACGCCGGCGGCGGCGAGCGGGGCGAGGAGGGCCTCCAGCTCCTCGGGGGTCTCGGCGAGACGGGCGTCGTAGGCGTCCGACTTCCACTGCGAGTAGCGGAAGATGACCGGGAACTCGGCGGAGACGGTCGCGCGGACGGCGGCCACGATCTCGGCGGCGAACCTCGTGCGGGCCACCAGGTCGCCGCCGTAGGCGTCGGTCCGGCGGTTGGTGCCGGCCCACAGGAACTGGTCGAGGAGGTAGCCGTGCGCGCCGTGCAGCTCGACGCCGTCGAATCCGATGCGCTCGGCGGCGGCCGCGGCCTCGGCGAACGCGCCGATGACGTCGTCCAGGTCGCGCTGGGTCATCGCCTTGCCGGTGCCCTCGGTGCCGTCCAGCCGGACGCCGGAGGGGCCGACGGCGGGCGCGTCCGCGTACGGCGGCTCACCCTGCTTGCGCACCATGCCGATGTGCCACAGCTGCGGGACGATCTTCCCGCCGCCCGCGTGCACGGCTTCGGCGACCTTCGCCCAGCCCGCGAGCTGCTCCGCCCCGTGGAACCGCGGAACCCGGTCGCTCTGCCCGGCGGAGTCGTGCCCGACGTAGGTGCCCTCGGTGACGATGAGACCGACACCGGCGGCGGCGCGCCGGCCGTAGTACGACACGACGTCGTCGCCGGGAACGCCGTCCGGGGAGAACATGCGCGTCATGGGGGCCATGACGATCCGGTTCGGGACGGTGAGTCCGTTGATGGACACCGGACGGGAAAGGATCTCGGCGGCGCGGGTGGCGGCGGGGGGCGTGATGCTCACGTGGGGGACTCCTCAGGACGACGGTGAACCGGCTGGTATGTGCACACGCATCGAGTGCGCTCCCCACGGAACGCCCCCGACCCCCCGGCCCATTCCACCCCCTGCGAACCCGAGCCTGTGATCCCGGCCACGCGCCTGCTACGGGACAGAGCCGCGCTCCACCACCCATTCCGTGGACTGACCGGTGATCTCGGCAATTCCGTCGTAGTCGGCGTCGTAGTGCAGCACCGTCACGCCATGCCGCGTGCCCTCCCGGAACGGCCGTCACGGTTGCGCCGTCGGACCCGCTCAGCACCTCGTCCGCGGACGCCTCCCCCACGTCCTCCGGCGGGCAGTCCCACTCCCGTCCGCCGCCCACCGGCCGCAGCACCACCGCGCCCTCCGAACGCTCCATGACCTCGCCGATCCGGCCGCTGCGCGTGTCCAGGACGTACCTCACGCCTCGCCCCCCGCCCGGCGCAGGGCTGCCGCGATGCGCGAGGCCACGCCCAGGTTGCAGCGGCCCAGATCGATCAGGGCGTACGGGTCACCGTGCGCGCCCGACACCGGGTCGATCCGCAGCGACGGCAGGACGATCCCCACCTCGCCCAGCGCGGCCCGCAACTGCTCGACGGCCTCCTGGACCGTCCGCGCGGGCCGGTCACCCGTCCTCGTCTCCACCATGCCCATCCCTCCACGCTGAGTGTTCCCGTTCACCACACAGCGTGGCCGACCCGCCTCTAGCCTGGCGAGATACGGCGTCCCAACAACCGCATCTGTAGGACCAGGGGGTATCCGTGTCCGGCCCGAAGGACCTCGACCCGTCATCGTCGCCACGCGCCCTGCTGGGAGCGGAACTGCGGCACGCCCGCGAGCGCGGCGGGCTCAGCCAGTCCGACCTGGGCGAACCCCTCTTCGTCAGCGGCTCGTTCATCGGCCAACTGGAGGCTGGCACACGGCGGATGCAGCTCGAATACGCCGTCCAGATAGACGAGATCCTGGGCACCGGCGGGTTCTTCGAACGCAACTGCCGGGCGCTGGCCAAGTCCAAATACCCGGATCACTTCGCGGAGGCAGCGGAGGCGGAAGCGATCGCTACGGGGATCAAGCAGTACGCGCAGCTTTTGATTCCCGGCCTGCTGCAGACCAGAGCGTACGCGGAGGCCGTCTTCCGCGCGTACAGACCGACAGCCCAGGACGCCGCGATCGACGAGTTGGTGGCCGCCCGCCTCGAACGGACGCACCTCCTCGACGATCCAACAACGCCGTTGTTGTGGGCGATCCTCGACGAGTCGGTGCTCCGCAGGGTGGTCGGCGGCCGGGCGGTGATGGCCGAGGCAATCCGCCATGTGCTGGCCCTCGCCCGGCAGCGGCGGATCATCGTGCAGGTACTGCCGTTCGACGCAGGGGCGCATGCGGCGATGGACGGCCCTTTGAAGCTCATGGAGTTCGAGGAAGCGCCGCCGCTCTCGTTCGTGGAGGCACCCGACATGGGAAAACTGCTCGACGACCCGGCCACCGTCGCCCGACACACCCTGATGTTCAACCTCCTCCAGGCTGCGGCACTTTCGCCGCAGGATTCCCTGGCCCTGCTGGAGTCGGTGGCGCAGGATTACGAGCATGGAGAACAGCACCTGTGAGTACGACTTGACCACCGTCACCTGGCACAAGTCCAGCTACAGCGGCGGCCAGGGCGGTGACTGCCTGGAGGTCGCCCTCGGCCACCCCGCCCTCATCCCCGTCCGGGACTCCAAAACCCCCCTCGGCCCGAAGCTCGCGTTCCGGGCCGAGGCGTGGGCGGCGTTCGTGAAGAACCTCAAGGTCGGCTGACCCGCACCGCCCCCGAGGCTCAAGCGTCCAGCTCCGAGCCCTCTTTGCTCGGATTGGGTGGAGGGTCTCAACCCACCCACCCTCCCCGCGAGTTGACACGGAGCGACCGATTTGCCACGGACGGTCACCACGCTCTAGCGTGCGGACAACGAAACAGCCCCCGCCAGGCGCTACCAACACCTGCGGGGGCTTGACCTACTAGATCGATCGAGACTCGACCTGTGGCTGCTGCCAAGCTTAGTACTGACCTCCCGCCCGCGCACGAACTCCCGCACCCGATGGCCAATCCGGGTTACGGAAAGCGCGCCGCCCCGGGACAACTCCCTCGCACCAAGCACGACTTCGCGCACCTCCCGCCCCGCGAGGCGGCCATCGCCGCGTACCTCGACCGCCTCCCCGACGGCACCGACATCTCCGTGAAGACGCTGGCCAAACAGCTCCCGTACGGACAGTGCGCCCTCCGCACCGCCCTCAACCGCATCCAGCAGGCCGGGCATCTGAGGCGGGGCCGGGAGCGGATGGAGACGGCCTCGGGCGAATTCCGCTGGATCACCCGAACGTGGTTCACCCGTACCGCACGTGACGACGGCTGGTGGGTGACGTTCACGCGAGGGGGCGTACCGGAAGACGCCCCGGAACCCGAGCGGGCCCCGCCCGCCACCCGCTCCCGGGCCCACATCCTCCTGGCCGCCCTCGGCCGTACCGCCCCCGTCCTCTCCCTCTCCGCCGCCGACTGCGCGCAGCTCGCACCGCTGGTGGAGGAGTGGTTCGCGCGAGGAGCGACGGAGGAGACGCTGCGCACCGCCCTCACCGCCGGGCTGCCCACCCCCGTCCACAGCCCGGCGGCCCTGCTCCGCCGCCGTCTGACGGACAAACTCCCACCGGAGCGACCCGCCCCGCGCCCACCCCGCCGGATGCTGGAGTGCGCGGAGTGCCGAGTGCCGGGACAGCCGGAGGCCCTGCCGCAAGGCGTGTGCGGCGGCTGTCGCGGCGAGCGCACACCCACACGCCCGGGCGTGCTCCTGCCCGCCTCCGCGATCCACACCCGTGCGGGGGAGATCCGGGCTGCCATGTCGCTGAAGAAACGACAGGAGAGGACACCCGTATGACCGCTCCTACCGTCCGACATCACCACACCAAGGCACGATGGAGGGGAGGAGGCGACGCCATGACCCCCAGCACCGCCGAACGCCCGCAGATGCCCTTCGAGGACTTCGAGGACCTCGTCGCAGTGGCTCCCGAGCATGTGCGGCTCGAATACGTCGATGGACGGGTCCGCACCAAGGACCCGCTCAGCGTCGAGGACTTCGAGGAACTGGCAAGCCGGGCACCGGAGACGGTCCGGCTGGAGTACATCAACGGAAAACTCGAGGTCAAGGCCATGCCGGACGGCAACCACGTAGAAAACTTCATGTGGCTGCTACGTCAGTGCATGCAGCAACGCCCCGAGCTGAACCTCGTGCCCGAGCGGGGCGTCAAGGCCGAGGCATACCGTAAGGGTCGCGCGATCACGGACGGCTTCCTCGCGCCCAAGGGCCATTTCAAGGGACACGGCAACTGGTCCAGGGCAGACGGCGCCCTCATGGCCGTGGAGATCACCTCCCACGACAGGGACACCGACCAGCGCGACCGTATCGACAAGCCTGTCGGCTACGCCGGGGCCGACATCCCCGTCTGCCTCCTCATCGACCGCGACGACAACACGATCGTCGTGTTCAGCGAGCCCAAGGACGGCCGCTACCAGCAGTCCGACCCCTACCCCTGGGGTGCCGTCGTGCCGCTTCCCGCTCCGGTGAGCGTCACCCTCGACACCGAAGAACTGAAGGAGTACGCCGACTGAAAAGCCCGAGGGCGGCACCCCAGCCGTAGCCGGGGTACCGCCCTCGGGCCGAAGGACAGTCGATCAACCGGAACCGGTCGATCAGAAGTCCATGTCACCGCCCGGCATGCCGCCGCCGGCGGGCGCAGCGGCCTTCTCCGGCTTGTCGGCGATGACGGCCTCGGTGGTGAGGAACAGCGCGGCGATGGAGGCCGCGTTCTGCAGGGCGGAGCGCGTCACCTTCGCCGGGTCGATGATGCCCTCGGCGATCATGTCGACGTACTCGCCGGTCGCGGCGTTCAGGCCGTGGCCGACCTGGAGGTTGCGAACCTTCTCCACGACGACGCCACCCTCGAGACCACCGTTGACGGCGATCTGCTTGAGCGGGGCCTCGAGCGCGATGCGCACGGCGTTGGCGCCGGTCGCCTCGTCACCCTCGAGCTCCAGCTTCTCGAAGACGGCGGACGCCTGGATGAGCGCCACGCCACCACCGGCGACGATGCCCTCCTCGACGGCGGCCTTCGCGTTGCGGACGGCGTCCTCGATGCGGTGCTTGCGCTCCTTGAGCTCCACCTCGGTGGCGGCGCCGGCCTTGATGACCGCGACACCGCCGGCGAGCTTCGCCAGGCGCTCCTGCAGCTTCTCGCGGTCGTAGTCCGAGTCGCTGTTCTCGATCTCGGCGCGGATCTGGTTGACCCGGCCCGCGACCTGGTCCGAGTCGCCGGCACCGTCGACGATGGTCGTCTCGTCCTTGGTGATGACGACCTTGCGGGCCTTGCCGAGCAGGTCGAGGGTCGTGTTCTCGAGCTTGAGACCGACCTCCTCGGAGATGACCTCGCCGCCGGTGAGGATGGCGATGTCGTTCAGCATCGCCTTGCGGCGGTCGCCGAAGCCCGGGGCCTTGACCGCGACGGACTTGAAGGTGCCGCGGATCTTGTTGACCACCAGGGTCGACAGGGCCTCGCCCTCGACGTCCTCGGCGATGATCAGCAGCGGCTTGCCGCCCTGCATGACCTTCTCGAGGAGCGGCAGCAGGTCCTTGACGTTGGCGATCTTGGAGTTCGCGATCAGGATGTACGGGTCGTCGAGGACGGCCTCCATACGCTCCATGTCGGTGGCGAAGTACGCCGAGATGTAGCCCTTGTCGAAGCGCATGCCCTCGGTGAGCTCGAGCTCCAGACCGAAGGTCTGCGACTCCTCGACGGTGATGACGCCTTCCTTGCCGACCTTGTCCATCGCCTCGGCGATGAGCTCGCCGATCTGGGTGTCGGCGGCGGAGATGGAGGCCGTGGAGGCGATCTGCTCCTTGGTCTCGACATCCTTCGCCTGCTCGAGCAGGGCGCCGGAGACGGCCTCGACGGCCTTCTCGATGCCGCGCTTGAGGGCCATCGGGTTGGCGCCGGCGGCTACGTTGCGCAGGCCTTCCTTGACGAGGGCCTGGGCGAGGACGGTCGCGGTGGTCGTACCGTCACCGGCGACGTCGTCCGTCTTCTTGGCGACTTCCTTGACCAGCTCGGCGCCGATCTTCTCGTACGGGTCCTCGAGCTCGATCTCCTTGGCGATGGAGACACCATCGTTGGTGATCGTGGGGGCGCCCCACTTCTTCTCGAGGACGACGTTGCGGCCCTTGGGGCCGAGCGTCACCTTGACGGCGTCCGCGAGCTGGTTCATGCCGCGCTCGAGGCCGCGCCGCGCCTCCTCGTCGAACGCGATGATCTTGGCCATGTGAAGTGGTCCCTCCAGGACTGGGGGTGATTCCTTCGGACCGCGCCCGCGCCCGCGACGGACGGCTCGCCGGCCGGGTGGTTCCTTGCCCCACCTGGCCTGCGGGCCTCACCGACCCGGTCCTTCGTTGTCACTCTCACCTTCAGAGTGCTAACGCCAATGATTAGCACTCGCCCATGCCGAGTGCAAGCGCCTCGGGACGATCCGCAGGTGAACAGGGTGCGTCCGGGCCCGCCGCGCGCCCGGCGATGGCGGGGGCGGGGGCGACGGCGGGGGGGGGAGGGGCGGGGCGGGCGGG
It includes:
- a CDS encoding NADH:flavin oxidoreductase — translated: MSITPPAATRAAEILSRPVSINGLTVPNRIVMAPMTRMFSPDGVPGDDVVSYYGRRAAAGVGLIVTEGTYVGHDSAGQSDRVPRFHGAEQLAGWAKVAEAVHAGGGKIVPQLWHIGMVRKQGEPPYADAPAVGPSGVRLDGTEGTGKAMTQRDLDDVIGAFAEAAAAAERIGFDGVELHGAHGYLLDQFLWAGTNRRTDAYGGDLVARTRFAAEIVAAVRATVSAEFPVIFRYSQWKSDAYDARLAETPEELEALLAPLAAAGVDAFHASTRRYWLPEFDGFDLNLAGWTKKLTGKPAITVGSVGLDGDFLRGFAGEGAPVKGIDDLLDRLERDEFDMVAVGRALLQDPEWAAKVLGGRLDELKPYDAAALRTLS
- a CDS encoding DUF397 domain-containing protein, whose product is MENSTCEYDLTTVTWHKSSYSGGQGGDCLEVALGHPALIPVRDSKTPLGPKLAFRAEAWAAFVKNLKVG
- the groL gene encoding chaperonin GroEL (60 kDa chaperone family; promotes refolding of misfolded polypeptides especially under stressful conditions; forms two stacked rings of heptamers to form a barrel-shaped 14mer; ends can be capped by GroES; misfolded proteins enter the barrel where they are refolded when GroES binds); its protein translation is MAKIIAFDEEARRGLERGMNQLADAVKVTLGPKGRNVVLEKKWGAPTITNDGVSIAKEIELEDPYEKIGAELVKEVAKKTDDVAGDGTTTATVLAQALVKEGLRNVAAGANPMALKRGIEKAVEAVSGALLEQAKDVETKEQIASTASISAADTQIGELIAEAMDKVGKEGVITVEESQTFGLELELTEGMRFDKGYISAYFATDMERMEAVLDDPYILIANSKIANVKDLLPLLEKVMQGGKPLLIIAEDVEGEALSTLVVNKIRGTFKSVAVKAPGFGDRRKAMLNDIAILTGGEVISEEVGLKLENTTLDLLGKARKVVITKDETTIVDGAGDSDQVAGRVNQIRAEIENSDSDYDREKLQERLAKLAGGVAVIKAGAATEVELKERKHRIEDAVRNAKAAVEEGIVAGGGVALIQASAVFEKLELEGDEATGANAVRIALEAPLKQIAVNGGLEGGVVVEKVRNLQVGHGLNAATGEYVDMIAEGIIDPAKVTRSALQNAASIAALFLTTEAVIADKPEKAAAPAGGGMPGGDMDF
- a CDS encoding helix-turn-helix domain-containing protein, whose translation is MSGPKDLDPSSSPRALLGAELRHARERGGLSQSDLGEPLFVSGSFIGQLEAGTRRMQLEYAVQIDEILGTGGFFERNCRALAKSKYPDHFAEAAEAEAIATGIKQYAQLLIPGLLQTRAYAEAVFRAYRPTAQDAAIDELVAARLERTHLLDDPTTPLLWAILDESVLRRVVGGRAVMAEAIRHVLALARQRRIIVQVLPFDAGAHAAMDGPLKLMEFEEAPPLSFVEAPDMGKLLDDPATVARHTLMFNLLQAAALSPQDSLALLESVAQDYEHGEQHL
- a CDS encoding Uma2 family endonuclease yields the protein MTPSTAERPQMPFEDFEDLVAVAPEHVRLEYVDGRVRTKDPLSVEDFEELASRAPETVRLEYINGKLEVKAMPDGNHVENFMWLLRQCMQQRPELNLVPERGVKAEAYRKGRAITDGFLAPKGHFKGHGNWSRADGALMAVEITSHDRDTDQRDRIDKPVGYAGADIPVCLLIDRDDNTIVVFSEPKDGRYQQSDPYPWGAVVPLPAPVSVTLDTEELKEYAD